From one Triticum urartu cultivar G1812 chromosome 3, Tu2.1, whole genome shotgun sequence genomic stretch:
- the LOC125543398 gene encoding 50S ribosomal protein L27-like gives MALSSVFRRVNIKELISNVPVYTSSTETSGGMSLVFRRWATKKTAGSTKNGRDSNPKYLGVKKFGGEKVEPGNIIVRQRGTRFHPGNYVGMGKDHTIFSLKEGHVWFERNKLTGRKWIHVEPVAGHTLHPVYANGSATAADMELL, from the exons ATGGCCCTCTCATCAGTTTTCAGGAGAGTAAACATCAAAGAACTGATCTCAAATGTTCCAGTGTACACTAGCTCAACAG AGACATCTGGAGGAATGAGCTTGGTGTTTAGGCGTTGGGCCACAAAAAAGACTGCTGGGTCAACGAAAAATGGCCGCGACTCTAACCCCAAGTATCTGGGTGTTAAGAAATTTGGTGGAGAG AAAGTGGAACCAGGAAACATAATCGTACGACAAAGAGGAACCCGCTTCCATCCTGGGAACTATGTTGGCATGGGGAAGGATCACACTATCTTCTCTCTGAAGGAAGGCCATGTGTGGTTCGAGCGGAATAAACTGACTGGCAGGAAATGGATTCATGTTGAACCTGTAGCTGGGCACACTCTCCACCCTGTTTACGCCAATGGTTCAGCCACTGCAGCTGACATGGAGCTACTGTAG